One region of Eretmochelys imbricata isolate rEreImb1 chromosome 2, rEreImb1.hap1, whole genome shotgun sequence genomic DNA includes:
- the LOC144260069 gene encoding uncharacterized protein LOC144260069 has translation MSADQKQDLMTHLTPPPGERPFTFPACDESFSDERNLIIHSQAEEREYKCILCGKCFNQQPSLTRHQKNHTGERAYVCPECGKSFSLKHNLIIHQRTHTGERPYKCSVCEKSFSLKQNLVTHQRIHTGERPFACPECGKSFREQRFLLNHQRTHTEERPYECSDCGKAFKEKQTLASHQRTHSGDRPYQCAECGKSFSQRTFLVTHEKTHQGGSPFTCDECGKSFSCKSGLVTHQRIHTGERPFACPDCGKRFSQKGSLKIHQRIHTGETPFTCPECGKTFTQKINLTTHQRTHLGDKALT, from the coding sequence ATGAGTGCGGATCAGAAGCAGGATCTCATGACTCACCTGACGCCCCCCCCCGGAGAAAGGCCATTCACGTTTCCCGCTTGCGACGAAAGCTTTAGCGATGAGAGAAACCTCATAATTCACAGCCAGGCGGAGGAACGGGAGTACAAATGCATTCTGTGCGGGAAATGCTTCAACCAGCAGCCCAGCCTGACCCGGCACCAGAAGAACCACACGGGGGAGAGGGCCTACGTCTGCCCCGAGTGCGGTAAGAGCTTCAGCCTCAAGCACAACCTGATCATCCATCAGCGCACGCACACGGGCGAGCGGCCCTACAAGTGCAGTGTCTGCGAGAAGAGCTTCAGCCTGAAGCAGAACCTCGTCACccaccagcgcatccacaccggggagcggcccttcGCCTGCCCcgagtgtgggaagagcttccGGGAGCAGCGATTCCTCCTCAACCACCAGAGGACCCACACGGAGGAGCGGCCCTACGAATGCAGTGACTGCGGCAAGGCCTTCAAGGAGAAGCAGACACTCGCCAGCCACCAGAGGACCCATAGCGGGGACAGGCCGTACCAGTGCGccgagtgcgggaagagcttcagccaGCGCACGTTCCTGGTGACGCACGAGAAGACCCACCAAGGGGGGAGCCCGTTCACCTGCGacgagtgcgggaagagcttcagttGCAAGAGCGGCCTCGTCACccaccagcgcatccacaccggggagcggcccttcGCCTGCCCCGACTGCGGGAAGCGCTTCAGCCAGAAAGGCTCTCTGAAAAtccaccagagaatccacactggggagACCCCCTTCACGTGCCCcgagtgcgggaaaaccttcacGCAGAAGATAAACCTGACTACGCACCAGAGAACCCACCTGGGAGACAAAGCCCTGACATGA